The proteins below are encoded in one region of Brachyspira intermedia PWS/A:
- the dut gene encoding dUTP diphosphatase, giving the protein MLKIKIINKSDNPLPKYQTPGSSGLDLHANIDKPITLNKNDIVLIPTGLFIEIPEGYEAQIRSRSSLALKNGIFCLNSPATIDSDYRGELKIILASLTDVPFTINKGDRIAQMVFAKVEKASFEEVDTLSDTQRGEGGFGSTNK; this is encoded by the coding sequence ATGCTTAAAATAAAAATTATTAATAAATCAGATAATCCATTACCTAAATACCAAACTCCTGGATCTTCAGGGCTTGATTTGCATGCTAATATAGATAAGCCTATCACTTTAAATAAAAATGATATAGTGTTAATACCAACAGGACTTTTTATAGAAATACCTGAAGGTTATGAAGCACAAATTAGAAGCAGAAGCTCTTTAGCATTAAAAAATGGAATATTTTGTTTGAACTCACCTGCAACAATAGATAGTGATTATAGAGGGGAATTAAAAATAATATTAGCTTCTTTGACTGATGTACCATTTACAATAAATAAGGGAGATAGAATAGCTCAAATGGTTTTTGCTAAAGTTGAAAAAGCCTCATTTGAAGAAGTAGATACATTATCCGATACACAAAGAGGAGAAGGTGGATTTGGAAGTACAAATAAATAA
- a CDS encoding GntP family permease produces MISYFVIAMLAISIIVVMVLTIKFKVHPFIAMLLVAIFLAFTLHVPSNNDTNYITEISALIGKGFGNALASVGIIIVLGSVIGNILEMSGAALKLGEIVLRVVGKSHPALAMNILGFIVSIPVFCDSGYLILTPLRKAVAKKSGASPVALSVALSTGLYASHALIPPTPGPAAVVNLFGLEAHLLTIIIIGLIVAIPTSLVGAIYGIFISKYIKKPNYPDKSPTYETLISDIGGLPPTWKALAPIVVPILLMAIGSIVRFDSFRVGSGMIKNIFIFLGEPSMALFIGFLFSLLLTHKFNKEEISMWIGDGIRSSGSILAIVGASGAFAEVLKSTELAKIIPELGHIFGSLNMGLILPFIMASALKIMLGSSTIAVVTVASLFAPLLGTLGFNTPISQILVLMSIGAGSMIASHANDSYFWIVVELSGLKINDAYKARTLATFVQGITALIIIMILAFLFR; encoded by the coding sequence ATGATTAGTTATTTTGTAATAGCTATGTTGGCAATATCTATTATTGTCGTTATGGTTTTAACGATTAAATTCAAGGTTCATCCGTTCATAGCTATGTTATTGGTGGCAATATTTCTAGCTTTTACACTTCATGTTCCATCTAATAATGATACTAATTATATAACAGAAATATCTGCTTTAATAGGAAAAGGGTTTGGCAATGCTCTAGCAAGTGTTGGTATAATAATAGTATTGGGCAGTGTAATAGGTAATATATTAGAAATGTCCGGAGCTGCTTTAAAATTAGGGGAAATAGTATTAAGAGTAGTAGGGAAATCCCACCCAGCATTAGCAATGAATATATTAGGTTTTATAGTATCTATACCAGTATTCTGTGATTCAGGATATTTAATACTTACACCTTTAAGAAAAGCAGTTGCTAAAAAAAGTGGGGCATCTCCTGTTGCTTTATCTGTTGCATTATCTACAGGACTTTATGCTTCACATGCTTTAATTCCACCAACTCCAGGTCCAGCAGCAGTTGTAAACCTATTCGGACTCGAAGCTCATTTATTAACTATAATAATTATAGGTTTGATAGTTGCTATTCCTACATCTTTAGTTGGTGCAATATATGGAATATTTATATCAAAATATATAAAAAAACCTAATTATCCGGATAAATCTCCTACTTATGAAACTTTAATAAGTGATATTGGAGGACTTCCTCCAACTTGGAAAGCATTAGCACCTATAGTAGTACCAATATTATTAATGGCTATAGGAAGTATAGTAAGATTTGATTCTTTTAGAGTCGGAAGCGGAATGATCAAAAATATTTTCATATTTTTGGGTGAACCATCTATGGCACTATTTATAGGCTTTTTGTTCTCACTACTATTAACTCACAAATTTAATAAAGAAGAAATATCTATGTGGATAGGTGATGGTATAAGATCATCAGGAAGTATACTGGCTATAGTAGGTGCGAGCGGTGCTTTTGCTGAAGTATTAAAATCTACTGAATTAGCTAAAATTATACCTGAATTAGGACATATATTCGGATCATTAAATATGGGTTTGATATTACCATTTATTATGGCATCAGCCCTAAAAATAATGTTAGGATCATCAACAATAGCTGTAGTTACTGTGGCATCACTTTTTGCTCCTTTGCTTGGTACATTAGGATTTAATACTCCTATATCTCAAATATTAGTATTAATGTCTATAGGAGCAGGCTCTATGATAGCTTCTCATGCCAATGATAGTTATTTCTGGATAGTCGTAGAATTATCAGGATTAAAGATAAATGACGCATATAAAGCTAGAACTTTAGCAACTTTTGTTCAAGGTATCACAGCATTAATTATAATAATGATACTTGCTTTCCTTTTTAGATAA